Proteins from one Ascaphus truei isolate aAscTru1 chromosome 19, aAscTru1.hap1, whole genome shotgun sequence genomic window:
- the B3GNT9 gene encoding UDP-GlcNAc:betaGal beta-1,3-N-acetylglucosaminyltransferase 9, which produces MRVRIKGDALCTLILVIALCTLFYRQLRKHPQNQDNITKKPAKESKIPAGTVNSKKHLEPDVRLGKAKLLSEVYNAEVGSEEAKLTIPVSPTQSPFDFQLYLRSKDHRNFSLLINQPNKCRKNLEGPFLLIAVKSIVEDFDRREIVRKTWGREGVINGVRVQRVFLLGTPRNETAVSMWGSLLQQESHFYKDILLWDFIDTFFNLTLKEIHFLSWADKFCENVKFIFKGDADVFVNVENLVNFLRPQSPLEDLFVGDIINHAKPIRSRKSKYYIPETMYGLGNYPAYAGGGGFLMSAVTMKKLSRACEEVELFPIDDVFLGMCLQRINLKPVLHEGFKTFGITKPSAAPHLQTFDPCFYRDLMVVHSLRAAEIWLMWNLLHSQQLPCSQRQRIKKPFHWKRKKAKQTTKGITN; this is translated from the coding sequence ATGAGAGTTCGAATAAAGGGGGATGCTTTGTGCACCCTCATCTTAGTGATTGCTCTCTGCACTTTATTCTACAGACAGCTGAGAAAACACCCCCAAAACCAAGACAATATTACCAAGAAGCCAGCAAAGGAATCAAAGATCCCAGCCGGAACTGTGAACTCAAAGAAACACCTAGAACCCGATGTGAGGTTAGGCAAAGCCAAGCTACTTTCTGAGGTTTACAATGcagaggtgggcagtgaggaggccAAACTCACCATCCCAGTGTCACCGACACAGTCCCCCTTTGACTTCCAGCTTTACCTCCGGAGTAAAGACCACCGCAACTTCAGCTTGCTGATTAACCAGCCAAACAAATGCAGAAAGAACTTGGAAGGCCCCTTTCTGCTCATCGCTGTGAAATCCATTGTGGAAGACTTTGACCGGCGTGAAATTGTACGCAAGAcctgggggagggaaggagtaATCAACGGGGTGCGGGTGCAAAGGGTGTTCCTTCTGGGGACTCCCAGGAATGAGACAGCGGTGTCCATGTGGGGGTCCCTCTTGCAGCAGGAGAGTCACTTTTACAAGGACATCTTGCTCTGGGATTTCATTGACACCTTCTTCAACCTCACCCTGAAGGAGATCCACTTCCTTAGCTGGGCGGACAAGTTTTGCGAAAACGTCAAATTCATTTTCAAGGGCGACGCCGACGTTTTTGTGAACGTGGAGAACCTGGTTAATTTCTTGCGGCCCCAGAGCCCCTTGGAAGACTTGTTTGTCGGGGACATTATAAATCACGCAAAGCCGATCCGATCAAGGAAAAGCAAGTACtacatcccagagacaatgtacgGGTTGGGTAACTACCCAGCCTACGCAGGAGGGGGAGGGTTCCTAATGTCTGCGGTCACCATGAAAAAGCTCTCTCGCGCCTGTGAAGAGGTTGAACTCTTTCCCATAGACGATGTGTTTTTGGGCATGTGTTTGCAGAGGATCAACCTCAAGCCGGTTCTGCACGAAGGGTTTAAGACTTTTGGAATCACGAAGCCCTCCGCTGCTCCCCACCTGCAGACTTTTGATCCCTGCTTTTACAGGGACCTGATGGTCGTCCATAGCTTGAGGGCGGCGGAGATTTGGCTGATGTGGAATCTCCTTCACAGCCAACAGCTGCCCTGCTCCCAACGGCAGCGGATAAAGAAGCCTTTCCACTGGAAGCGGAAAAAGGCCAAACAGACGACAAAAGGCATCACCAACTGA